Sequence from the Parvicella tangerina genome:
GAGGAATGCTTCATGTTGGCTGGTTTTACCTCCATAATGGAATGGCCGTGAAAAAGATACAAAAAAAGGCTGCAAAAAGTATTTGCAGCCTTTCAAATTGGGTTTGACGTTTAATTCACTAGTGCCCTGGCGGTGGTCCTTGAGGCCCTTTTCCTTTTAAGTTTTTTCTAAACTCCTTTTCCAAGTGGTAAAGTTTAGCTGTTCTTTTCACGCCAAGGATATTGATGAATTTTTCATTGTATTCTTTTTTAATCTCGAGGTCTCTCTCTTTCATTTTAAAACCATTATCGATCAACTCTCTGACTTCAGCATCAGTCATATCATCCAGCTTTACATCTTTACCCGGTTTTTCACCTTTGAACGATTTGTGGTTGTCTTTTAGTGCCTCTCTATAAGCATTGAATACTGGCCAAAAATCCTCTGCTTCTTCTGATGTGATATCCAGCTTTTCTGTTAAGAATCCGATCATTTTAGCGTCCTTTTCTTCTTTTGACATTTTGCCCTCTTTTGGACCATGTCCTTGTGCTACCATAGATGTGCTTCCGATCAACAAAAGCATCATCAAAAACATTGCTACTTTTTTCATTTTTTCCATGTTTAATTAAAGTTCATAATAATCCTCATCCTCAAAAAAGTCTGTGATGTCATCGGCTGTTACCTCCTCAACAACAGGCATATCCACGGCTTCTACTTCTTCTTCTGAAACCAGAGAAACCTCAATTTCAAAGGATTCAAGAGGTTGCCATTCTTCGGTTGATTCCACCATTGCTAACATGTACTCTTCCACATAAATAGCATCATCATCTTGAACATCGATTACTATATTAGCCACTTCTTCCTCTAACCTTATACTTTTTTGCGGATTAAAGAGAAACACACCCAATACCACCGCTGCAGCGATTGAAATGTTGATTGCCAAAATGCGCAACACCCCTTTCTTTGGTGATTCGTTCTTGATCTCTAACTCTTCTTCCATCTGGCTTGCAAGCTTTTCAAAATAACCCTCCGGAATCTTAAAGTTATTCTGCTTAGGAATGGAGTTGTCCTTTTCGAACGAGTTGTTGTGTTGATTTTGTGTTTCCATTTGCCTCTTTGACTAATAAATGATGAAAAGGTTTAATTGGATTTTAAAAATTCTTCTATTTTTTTTACCGCCAGGTGATAATTGGCCTTCAACGCTCCTACGGACGTTCCAACTACCTCAGAGATCTCTGTGTATTTCATATCCTCAAAATATTTCAAATGAAATACCATTCGCTGCTTCTCTGGAATGGTTCGTAATGCTTTTTCTAGTTGTTCTTGAATAAACTCACCATCAACGTGGTCTGAATTAGACCCTGTGAATTGATAGCAATCGGAGATCTCTACTTGATCCAGCTGTTTTTTATTCTTTTCTAAAAATGTAAAAGTTTCATTGGATGCGATTCGAAAAATCCAGGTATAGAGTTTACTATTTCCTTTGAACTTGGGAAGTCCCTTCCATACTTTAATCAAGGTGTTTTGCAGAATATCATCTGCATCTTCGTGGGTAATGACAATCCTTCTAATCTGCCAATAAATACGCTCCTGATAAGAGTTCATCAGTAACCTAAAGGCATCTTGTTGTTTGCCTTCACGAAATAATTGAAGTATTTGATCGTCCGTTTGACCTGGCATTTATTTGAATTGAAAAGCTTATTTTCTTTTCAAAACATTTTGTGCCGCTTCTACAATATTAGAGGTACCTAGTCCGTACTTTTCCATCAGCTGGTCAGGTGTTCCACTTTCCCCGAAACTATCATTCACAGCAACCATTTCTAATGGTGTTGGAAGGTTTCTAGAAAGCACCTGAGCTATTGACTCTCCAAGTCCACCAGCCATTTGATGCTCTTCAGCAGAAACAGCGCATTTTGTTTTGCTAACAGACTCTAAGACTGCTTTTTCGTCTAAAGGTTTAATCGTGTGAATATTTATTACTTCCGCACTGATTCCTTTTTCCGCTAATTCCTTGGCTGCCTCTAATGATTTCCACACTAAATGACCAGTTGCAAAAATCGTTACATCTGTTCCTTCTACTAGTGTAATGGCTTTTCCAATCTCAAACGGCATATCCTCAGGAATGAAGATTGGCACTTTAGGTCTGCCGAAACGCAAGTAAACAGGTCCTTCATGCTCCGCAATCGCAATTGTAGCCGCTTTAGTTTGATTATAATCGCATGGGTTGATCACCGTCATGTTTGGCAACATTTTCATCATGCCTAGATCTTCTAATACTTGATGTGTTGCTCCATCCTCTCCAAGAGTTAATCCTGCATGTGAGGCGCAAATCTTCACATTCTTGTCAGAATACGCAATTGATTGTCTGATTTGGTCATATACGCGGCTGGTTGAGAAATTTGCAAATGTTCCCGTAAATGGAATTTTTCCTCCAATGGTTAACCCTGCAGCGATTCCCATCATATTTGCTTCTGCAATACCCACCTGAAAGAACCTATCTGGATGATTATTCTTAAAATCTCCCATCTTTAACGACC
This genomic interval carries:
- a CDS encoding transketolase family protein, translating into MKEYPVLGKKDTRSGFGDGLTELGKKNENVVALCADLTGSLKMGDFKNNHPDRFFQVGIAEANMMGIAAGLTIGGKIPFTGTFANFSTSRVYDQIRQSIAYSDKNVKICASHAGLTLGEDGATHQVLEDLGMMKMLPNMTVINPCDYNQTKAATIAIAEHEGPVYLRFGRPKVPIFIPEDMPFEIGKAITLVEGTDVTIFATGHLVWKSLEAAKELAEKGISAEVINIHTIKPLDEKAVLESVSKTKCAVSAEEHQMAGGLGESIAQVLSRNLPTPLEMVAVNDSFGESGTPDQLMEKYGLGTSNIVEAAQNVLKRK
- a CDS encoding RNA polymerase sigma factor; translated protein: MPGQTDDQILQLFREGKQQDAFRLLMNSYQERIYWQIRRIVITHEDADDILQNTLIKVWKGLPKFKGNSKLYTWIFRIASNETFTFLEKNKKQLDQVEISDCYQFTGSNSDHVDGEFIQEQLEKALRTIPEKQRMVFHLKYFEDMKYTEISEVVGTSVGALKANYHLAVKKIEEFLKSN